One part of the Rhizobium rhizogenes genome encodes these proteins:
- a CDS encoding FAD-binding oxidoreductase: protein MPANDVIVIGAGVVGLSAAIAAQGRGLSVTVIDREGPAAGASAGNAGAFAFTDILPLASPGILWKAPKWLIDPLGPLSVPPAYALKIAPWMFCFWRACAASKVEHSTAAQTALMDLSKAELEPFLKKTDTIAMLRKEGNLQVYESEAEFESSLAGWKARERHGIEFRHLNAEQMAEIQPGIAPRFTCGTFTPGWYSIADPKLYTLALAEHFRSIGGRIECLDIASLRPLEDGVEVVSHDGRTRKAGRVVLAAGAFSHRIARSLGEKIPLETERGYNTTLPSGAFDLRTQVTFGGHGFVVTRLCSGIRVGGAVELGGLELPANFARSEALLTKAKAFLPGLKTEGGKQWMGFRPSLPDSLPAIGQARHTARVVYAFGHGHLGLTQSAGTARLVADLLTGQKPAIDTRAFSPQRF from the coding sequence ATGCCTGCAAATGATGTCATCGTCATAGGGGCCGGCGTCGTCGGCCTCTCGGCGGCAATCGCCGCGCAGGGTCGTGGTCTTTCGGTCACGGTCATCGATCGCGAGGGACCGGCGGCAGGCGCTTCGGCCGGCAATGCCGGCGCCTTCGCCTTCACCGATATCCTGCCGCTTGCATCGCCGGGCATTCTCTGGAAAGCGCCGAAATGGCTCATCGATCCGCTGGGGCCGCTCAGCGTGCCGCCGGCCTATGCGCTGAAGATCGCGCCGTGGATGTTCTGCTTCTGGCGCGCCTGCGCGGCATCGAAAGTCGAGCATTCCACCGCCGCTCAGACGGCGCTGATGGACCTTTCCAAAGCAGAGCTGGAGCCGTTTCTCAAAAAGACGGACACGATTGCGATGCTGCGCAAGGAGGGGAACCTTCAGGTCTATGAAAGCGAGGCGGAATTCGAAAGCTCGCTTGCCGGCTGGAAGGCACGCGAACGCCACGGCATCGAGTTCCGGCATCTGAACGCCGAACAGATGGCCGAGATACAGCCCGGCATCGCGCCGCGTTTCACCTGCGGCACCTTTACGCCCGGCTGGTATTCCATCGCCGATCCCAAGCTTTACACGCTGGCGCTGGCCGAGCATTTCCGCAGCATTGGCGGCCGTATCGAATGCCTCGATATCGCTTCGCTGAGGCCGCTGGAAGACGGCGTTGAGGTGGTGAGCCATGATGGCCGAACCCGCAAGGCAGGCAGGGTGGTGCTGGCGGCGGGGGCTTTCTCGCACCGTATCGCCCGTTCGCTTGGCGAAAAAATTCCGCTGGAAACGGAACGGGGTTATAATACCACCCTGCCTTCCGGTGCTTTCGATCTGCGCACGCAGGTCACCTTCGGTGGCCATGGTTTCGTCGTGACCCGGCTTTGCAGCGGCATTCGCGTCGGCGGCGCGGTGGAGCTGGGCGGGCTGGAGCTTCCGGCCAATTTCGCCCGTTCCGAGGCGTTGCTGACCAAGGCGAAAGCTTTCCTGCCGGGCCTGAAAACTGAAGGCGGCAAGCAGTGGATGGGCTTTCGCCCCTCGCTGCCGGACAGCCTGCCGGCCATTGGGCAGGCGCGGCACACGGCGCGTGTGGTTTATGCTTTCGGCCACGGCCATCTGGGGCTGACGCAATCGGCGGGCACGGCCCGCCTCGTCGCCGATCTTCTGACGGGCCAAAAACCCGCCATCGATACAAGGGCATTTTCGCCGCAACGTTTCTAG
- a CDS encoding amino acid ABC transporter ATP-binding protein: MIEIENVRKSFGPLEVLKGINLTVNKGEVVTIIGGSGSGKSTLLTCINGLEPIDSGKIVIDGTEVHAKSTDLNKLRRKVGIVFQQWNAFPHLTVLENVMLAPRKVLGISKEQAEEIAVKQLTHVGLAEKLKVYPNRMSGGQQQRMAIARALAMSPEYMLFDEVTSALDPMLVGEVLDTLKMLADEGMTMICVTHEMAFARDVSNRVAFFHQGVMAEIGTPDQLFGAPQHAETQKFLASVR, from the coding sequence ATGATTGAGATCGAAAACGTCCGCAAATCCTTCGGCCCGCTGGAGGTTCTGAAAGGGATCAACCTCACCGTCAACAAGGGCGAGGTCGTCACCATCATCGGCGGTTCCGGTTCCGGCAAATCGACGCTGCTCACCTGCATCAATGGCCTCGAGCCGATCGACAGCGGCAAGATCGTCATCGACGGCACGGAAGTGCATGCCAAATCGACCGACCTCAACAAGCTGCGCCGCAAGGTCGGCATCGTTTTCCAGCAATGGAACGCCTTTCCGCATCTGACGGTGCTTGAAAACGTCATGCTGGCGCCGCGCAAGGTTCTTGGCATCTCGAAGGAGCAGGCCGAGGAGATCGCCGTCAAGCAATTGACCCACGTAGGCCTTGCCGAAAAGCTGAAGGTCTATCCGAACCGCATGTCGGGTGGCCAGCAGCAGCGTATGGCGATTGCCCGCGCGCTTGCCATGTCGCCCGAATATATGCTGTTCGACGAGGTCACCTCGGCGCTCGACCCGATGCTGGTCGGCGAAGTGCTCGATACGTTGAAGATGCTGGCGGATGAAGGCATGACGATGATCTGCGTCACCCATGAAATGGCGTTTGCCCGTGATGTCTCCAACCGCGTCGCCTTCTTCCATCAGGGCGTGATGGCGGAAATCGGCACGCCGGACCAGCTGTTCGGTGCGCCGCAGCATGCTGAAACGCAAAAGTTCCTGGCGAGCGTGCGGTAA
- a CDS encoding amino acid ABC transporter permease — translation MFETALTWSDLAFLAKGAGMTLAVTAVAVTAGTLMGIIFGIIRFQFGPYWSLPLTFVLDIFRSVPLLIQLVLGNAFQSIAKLGWPPFTTSCVVLSLYTAAYCTEIVRGGIDAVPSNTRRACRSLGMTWSQDMRYIVLPLATRVSLPSWIGLTLGVMKDSALVLWLGLIELLRASQILVTRLQEPLTILMICGAIYFLISFPIARFGGYLERRWSPND, via the coding sequence ATGTTTGAAACCGCTCTCACCTGGAGTGATCTCGCCTTCCTGGCCAAGGGTGCCGGCATGACGCTTGCCGTCACCGCCGTCGCCGTCACGGCAGGCACCCTGATGGGGATCATCTTCGGTATCATCCGTTTCCAGTTCGGTCCCTATTGGTCGCTGCCGCTGACCTTCGTGCTGGATATTTTCCGCTCCGTGCCGCTGCTCATCCAGCTGGTTCTCGGCAATGCCTTCCAGTCGATCGCCAAGCTCGGCTGGCCGCCATTCACCACCTCCTGCGTGGTGCTGTCGCTTTATACGGCAGCCTATTGCACCGAGATCGTGCGCGGCGGCATCGATGCCGTGCCGTCCAATACGCGCCGCGCCTGCCGCTCACTCGGCATGACATGGTCGCAGGACATGCGCTATATCGTCCTGCCGCTCGCCACCCGCGTCTCGTTGCCGTCCTGGATCGGACTGACGCTCGGTGTCATGAAGGATTCGGCCCTGGTGCTTTGGCTTGGCCTTATCGAGCTTCTGCGCGCCTCGCAGATCCTTGTGACCCGCCTGCAGGAACCGTTGACCATCCTGATGATCTGCGGCGCCATCTACTTCCTTATCAGCTTCCCCATCGCCCGTTTCGGCGGGTATCTCGAAAGACGGTGGTCCCCCAATGATTGA
- a CDS encoding amino acid ABC transporter permease has translation MFNYTFHWNQALKALPQLLDGAVVTLQIALLSMVIGLTFAILLTLFRLSGNRVLGALASVWVEVARNTPALFQIYMAHFGLGNFGIHLSPYTALLVGIAFNNAGYLAENFRGALKAIPDTQTRSGRSLGMTSMQTFRLIILPQMLRVAFLPATNQMVWAILMTSLGVTVGMNTDLAGVTQALNARSFRTFEFFALAAVIYYVIAKIVTLAARLLAWRLFRY, from the coding sequence ATGTTCAACTATACATTCCACTGGAATCAGGCGCTGAAGGCTTTGCCACAGCTTCTGGACGGTGCGGTGGTAACGCTGCAGATCGCCCTTCTGTCGATGGTGATCGGTCTTACCTTCGCCATCCTGCTGACGCTGTTCCGGCTGTCCGGCAACCGCGTTCTCGGCGCTTTGGCCTCCGTCTGGGTGGAGGTTGCCCGCAACACGCCGGCACTGTTCCAGATTTACATGGCCCATTTCGGGCTTGGCAATTTCGGCATCCACCTCAGCCCCTATACCGCGCTTCTGGTCGGTATCGCGTTTAACAATGCCGGTTATCTGGCGGAGAATTTCCGCGGTGCGCTGAAAGCCATACCGGATACGCAGACGCGGTCGGGCCGTTCGCTTGGCATGACCTCGATGCAGACCTTCCGGCTGATCATCCTGCCGCAGATGCTGCGCGTGGCTTTCCTGCCGGCCACCAACCAGATGGTCTGGGCGATCCTCATGACCTCGCTCGGTGTCACGGTCGGTATGAACACGGATCTCGCCGGCGTCACGCAGGCGCTCAATGCGCGCTCGTTCCGCACCTTTGAATTCTTCGCGCTCGCCGCGGTCATCTATTACGTGATCGCCAAGATCGTCACGCTCGCCGCCAGATTGCTGGCCTGGCGTCTGTTCCGTTACTGA
- a CDS encoding transporter substrate-binding domain-containing protein encodes MKKSVIFAGLLAATSVITPAKADKLDDIISAGTLRCAVVLDFPPMGSRDDANNPIGFDVDYCNDLAKALGVTAEIVETPFPERIPALMSGRVDVGVASTSDTLERAKTVGMTVPYFAFEMAVTANDKSGIKSFEDMKGKTVGATAGTFEAIALEKSVKEWGTGEFRPYQTQADVFLALSQGQIDATVSTSTVAQSNVKGGKFAGISVVGKAPYDIDYVALFTNRDEYGFINYLNLFINQQVRTGRYAELYEKWVGGEVPSLTVNGVYR; translated from the coding sequence ATGAAAAAATCGGTCATCTTCGCCGGCCTTCTGGCCGCTACTTCCGTTATCACGCCGGCCAAGGCCGACAAGCTTGACGACATCATTTCCGCCGGCACGCTGCGTTGCGCCGTCGTGCTCGACTTCCCGCCCATGGGTTCGCGTGACGACGCAAACAACCCGATCGGCTTCGACGTCGATTATTGCAACGATCTCGCCAAGGCGCTCGGCGTCACGGCTGAAATTGTCGAAACGCCGTTCCCCGAGCGTATTCCGGCACTGATGTCGGGCCGCGTCGATGTCGGTGTTGCCTCGACCTCCGATACGCTGGAACGCGCCAAGACGGTCGGCATGACCGTGCCTTACTTCGCTTTCGAAATGGCTGTCACCGCCAACGACAAGTCGGGCATCAAGTCCTTCGAGGACATGAAGGGCAAGACGGTCGGCGCAACCGCCGGCACGTTCGAAGCCATCGCGCTTGAAAAGTCGGTCAAGGAGTGGGGAACCGGCGAGTTCCGTCCTTACCAGACGCAGGCCGACGTTTTCCTCGCGCTGAGCCAGGGCCAGATCGACGCCACCGTTTCCACCTCCACGGTTGCGCAGTCCAACGTCAAGGGCGGCAAGTTTGCCGGTATCTCGGTCGTCGGCAAGGCGCCCTATGATATCGATTACGTCGCGCTCTTCACCAACCGTGACGAATATGGTTTCATCAACTACCTGAACCTCTTCATCAACCAGCAGGTTCGTACCGGCCGTTACGCCGAACTCTATGAAAAATGGGTTGGCGGCGAAGTTCCCTCGCTCACCGTCAACGGCGTTTATCGCTAA
- a CDS encoding Ldh family oxidoreductase produces the protein MSDTTTLTIDALSQRVDEIFRKAGLNDVQSGALARVITAGERDACKSHGIYRIEGALRTVKAGKVKPDAIPEVAGDDGTAIVKVNANGGFANPAFELGLPVLVERAKRSGIAALVINDCTHFSALWPEVEGLTSNGLAGLVMCPSYSTVAPTGGSKPLLGTNPFAFGWPRKDTSPYVFDFATSVAARGEIELHRRAGNPLPEGWALDAEGKPTTDPEAALAGSMLPFGGHKGSAIGTMIELLAGIMIGDLTSPEALEFLGTTTLAPTHGELIVAFSPEAFAKGRPGDPFQRAEVLFDAIIGQGARLPSGRRFAARAKSESEGITLSAAEIAGLDRLLEKGLDAVS, from the coding sequence ATGAGTGACACCACCACCCTGACCATTGACGCGCTTTCACAGCGGGTCGACGAAATTTTCCGCAAGGCGGGGCTGAATGACGTGCAGTCGGGAGCGCTTGCCCGCGTCATCACCGCCGGTGAGCGCGACGCCTGCAAATCACATGGTATCTATCGCATCGAGGGCGCCCTGCGCACCGTGAAGGCCGGCAAGGTGAAGCCGGACGCGATACCCGAAGTGGCCGGGGACGACGGCACGGCAATTGTCAAAGTCAACGCCAATGGCGGCTTTGCCAATCCCGCCTTCGAACTGGGCCTGCCGGTTCTTGTCGAGCGGGCGAAACGTTCGGGCATCGCCGCGCTCGTCATCAATGACTGCACGCATTTCTCGGCGCTCTGGCCGGAGGTTGAGGGGCTGACATCGAATGGCCTCGCTGGACTGGTGATGTGCCCCAGCTACTCCACCGTTGCCCCCACGGGCGGCAGCAAACCGCTGCTTGGCACCAATCCCTTCGCCTTTGGCTGGCCACGCAAGGACACCTCCCCTTATGTCTTCGATTTTGCCACGTCGGTTGCGGCGCGCGGCGAAATCGAACTGCACCGGCGCGCAGGCAACCCCCTGCCGGAAGGCTGGGCGCTGGATGCCGAAGGCAAACCGACGACCGACCCGGAAGCCGCGCTTGCCGGTTCCATGCTGCCTTTCGGTGGCCACAAGGGATCGGCGATCGGCACCATGATCGAACTTCTCGCCGGCATCATGATCGGTGACCTGACGAGCCCCGAAGCCCTCGAATTCCTCGGCACGACAACACTTGCGCCGACCCATGGCGAATTGATCGTCGCCTTTTCCCCGGAAGCTTTCGCCAAGGGTCGCCCGGGCGACCCCTTCCAGCGGGCGGAAGTGCTGTTCGACGCCATCATCGGCCAGGGCGCCCGCCTGCCCTCGGGCCGCCGTTTTGCGGCCCGCGCCAAATCCGAAAGCGAAGGCATTACGCTTTCCGCCGCTGAAATAGCGGGTCTGGATCGGTTGCTGGAGAAGGGTCTGGACGCGGTTTCCTGA
- a CDS encoding dihydrodipicolinate synthase family protein, whose product MTASIFSGVIPALMTPCKDDRTPDFDALVRKGKELIADGMSAVVYCGSMGDWPLLTDEQRMEGVERLVKAGIPVIVGTGAVNTASAVAHAAHAQKVGAKGLMVIPRVLSRGSVISAQKAHFKAILSAAPDIPAVIYNSPYYGFATRADLFFALRAEHKNLVGFKEFGGPADMRYAAENITSRDDEVTLMIGVDTAVFHGFVNCGATGAITGIGNVLPKEVIHLCKLSQAAAKGDADARVRALELEQALAVLSSFDEGPDLVLYFKHMMVLKGDREYTLHFNETDALTDSQRGYVEAQFKLFNSWYADWSKLPGAVQTCKAA is encoded by the coding sequence ATGACGGCCAGCATTTTTTCCGGCGTGATTCCCGCCTTGATGACCCCCTGCAAGGATGATCGCACCCCTGATTTCGATGCGCTTGTGCGCAAGGGCAAGGAACTCATTGCAGATGGCATGTCGGCCGTCGTTTATTGCGGTTCCATGGGCGACTGGCCGCTGCTCACCGACGAGCAGCGCATGGAAGGCGTGGAGCGCCTGGTCAAGGCCGGCATTCCTGTTATCGTCGGCACCGGCGCGGTCAACACCGCGTCTGCCGTGGCACATGCCGCCCACGCCCAGAAGGTTGGCGCCAAGGGCCTGATGGTCATTCCCCGTGTCCTGTCGCGCGGTTCGGTCATCTCCGCCCAGAAGGCGCATTTCAAGGCCATCCTGTCGGCTGCGCCTGATATCCCGGCGGTTATCTACAACAGCCCCTATTACGGCTTTGCCACCCGCGCCGATCTCTTCTTTGCCCTGCGCGCCGAGCACAAGAACCTTGTTGGCTTCAAGGAATTCGGCGGCCCGGCCGACATGCGTTATGCGGCCGAGAACATCACCAGCCGTGATGATGAAGTAACCCTGATGATCGGCGTCGATACGGCCGTTTTCCACGGCTTCGTCAATTGCGGCGCAACCGGCGCCATCACCGGCATCGGCAATGTTCTGCCGAAGGAAGTCATTCACCTCTGCAAGCTGTCGCAGGCCGCCGCCAAGGGCGATGCGGATGCCCGCGTCCGCGCGCTGGAACTGGAGCAGGCGCTGGCCGTGCTCTCCTCCTTCGATGAAGGCCCGGACCTGGTTCTCTATTTCAAGCACATGATGGTGCTGAAGGGCGACAGGGAATACACGCTGCACTTCAACGAAACCGATGCCCTGACGGACAGCCAGCGCGGCTATGTCGAGGCACAGTTCAAGCTGTTCAACAGCTGGTATGCCGACTGGAGCAAGCTTCCGGGCGCCGTTCAGACCTGCAAGGCGGCCTGA
- a CDS encoding GntR family transcriptional regulator yields MTDIIASAERKRGSGVKMVYDLLRDEILDLVLPPGSPIDEVQLAERFKMSRTPIREALVRLSGEGLIDTLPNRSTMVSNIDFLNMHTYFDALVLMYRVTTQLAAQYHRPEDLVEIRAHNAEFAIAVEEQNALAMISTNAALHLSIAEAGRNPYFTSLFKRLLDEGRRILRLYYQSYEDRLPRRFVDDHEAMIAAIAARDIALSEKLAREHAEQIVQQVQKLLVRNERLEINL; encoded by the coding sequence ATGACGGATATAATTGCTTCTGCCGAGCGCAAGCGCGGCTCCGGCGTGAAGATGGTCTATGATCTGCTGCGCGACGAGATTCTCGATCTGGTGCTGCCGCCCGGCAGCCCCATCGACGAGGTGCAGCTTGCCGAAAGGTTCAAGATGTCGCGCACGCCGATCCGAGAGGCGTTGGTGCGGCTTTCGGGTGAGGGGCTGATCGATACGTTGCCGAACCGTTCGACCATGGTGTCGAATATCGATTTCCTCAACATGCACACCTATTTCGATGCGCTGGTGTTGATGTATCGCGTCACCACCCAGCTTGCCGCGCAATATCATCGCCCGGAGGATCTGGTCGAAATTCGCGCCCATAATGCGGAATTCGCCATCGCAGTGGAGGAGCAGAACGCGCTGGCGATGATTTCCACCAACGCAGCCCTTCACCTGTCCATCGCCGAGGCCGGTCGAAATCCCTATTTCACCAGCCTGTTCAAACGCCTGCTGGATGAGGGGCGGCGCATTCTGCGGCTTTATTACCAGTCTTATGAGGATCGTCTGCCGAGGCGTTTCGTCGATGATCACGAGGCGATGATCGCCGCCATAGCCGCGCGTGACATTGCCCTTTCCGAAAAACTGGCACGGGAACATGCCGAACAGATCGTGCAGCAGGTGCAGAAACTGCTGGTGCGAAACGAGCGGCTGGAAATAAATCTGTAG
- the ftsZ gene encoding cell division protein FtsZ produces MTQSPRATIARNTPNIAVVGVGGGGGNAINNMIAEGIGGVDFIAANTDAQALKKTNAPRLVQLSSELTGGLGAGADPEVGRQAAIDSLDEIMDHLSGYDMCFITAGMGGGTGTGAAPVIAEACRAKNILTVGVVTLPFSFEGARRMRAAEYGFANLLNTADTVIVIPNQNLLRIADAGTTFENALKTADKVLSLGVRCITDLILREGLVNLDFADVRYVMKNGGRALMGTAQAKGEKRASEAAAAAIANPLLGEPSLKEARGALVSISGGNDLTLYEIDEAMTLVREAVSEETDVVMGASFDPTLDGAFKISVVATGLRN; encoded by the coding sequence ATGACCCAGTCTCCGCGCGCTACCATTGCCCGCAACACGCCCAATATCGCCGTCGTCGGCGTCGGTGGCGGTGGCGGCAACGCGATCAACAACATGATTGCCGAGGGCATCGGCGGGGTGGATTTCATCGCCGCCAACACGGATGCGCAGGCGCTGAAGAAAACCAACGCGCCACGGCTCGTGCAGCTCAGCTCCGAGCTGACAGGCGGGCTTGGAGCGGGCGCCGATCCCGAGGTCGGCCGGCAGGCGGCGATCGATTCCCTCGACGAGATCATGGATCACCTGAGCGGTTACGACATGTGCTTCATTACCGCCGGCATGGGCGGTGGTACGGGCACGGGCGCTGCCCCGGTGATTGCGGAAGCCTGCCGGGCGAAGAACATCCTCACCGTCGGTGTCGTCACGCTGCCTTTCAGCTTCGAGGGCGCGCGCCGCATGCGGGCCGCCGAATACGGCTTTGCCAATCTGCTCAACACTGCCGATACCGTCATCGTCATTCCCAACCAGAACCTGCTGCGCATCGCTGACGCCGGAACCACCTTCGAAAACGCACTGAAGACGGCCGACAAGGTTCTGTCGCTTGGCGTGCGCTGCATCACCGATCTCATCCTGCGCGAAGGTCTGGTCAATCTGGATTTCGCCGATGTGCGCTACGTCATGAAAAATGGCGGCCGGGCGCTGATGGGTACGGCGCAGGCCAAGGGCGAAAAACGCGCCTCTGAAGCCGCCGCTGCGGCCATTGCCAATCCGCTGCTCGGTGAGCCTTCGCTGAAGGAAGCGCGTGGCGCGCTGGTCTCCATTTCCGGCGGCAACGACCTGACGCTTTACGAGATTGACGAGGCGATGACGCTGGTGCGCGAGGCGGTGAGCGAAGAGACCGATGTGGTGATGGGCGCTTCCTTCGATCCCACGCTGGACGGCGCTTTCAAGATTTCCGTCGTCGCCACCGGCCTGCGCAACTGA
- a CDS encoding response regulator: MLADVLQSEPGFRPEQPRVLIVEDEFLIAMDIEDSILQADEDANVIGIANRLDEAVALGSRADIAFVDVNLADGQTGPEIGRRLSQDHGVVVIFMTANPEVVVNLGIGAGVIAKPVPQDAVEQCLSYALAKRAGTHAVTPIGMMAFD; the protein is encoded by the coding sequence ATGTTGGCAGACGTCTTGCAAAGCGAACCGGGTTTCCGCCCGGAACAGCCACGGGTGCTGATCGTGGAAGACGAGTTCCTCATCGCCATGGATATCGAAGATTCCATTCTGCAGGCGGATGAAGATGCGAATGTCATCGGCATCGCCAACCGGCTAGATGAGGCCGTGGCGCTCGGCAGTCGCGCCGATATCGCCTTTGTCGACGTCAACCTGGCCGACGGCCAGACAGGCCCCGAGATCGGCCGGCGGCTTTCGCAGGATCACGGCGTGGTGGTGATCTTCATGACGGCAAACCCGGAAGTGGTCGTCAATCTCGGCATCGGCGCCGGCGTGATCGCCAAGCCCGTTCCGCAGGATGCCGTGGAACAATGCCTCTCCTACGCGCTTGCCAAGCGCGCCGGCACACACGCCGTAACGCCGATAGGCATGATGGCTTTCGACTGA
- a CDS encoding DUF1127 domain-containing protein codes for MNVARSFNNWRKYRQTINELGRMSTRELHDLGIDRSQITSVARAAIGK; via the coding sequence ATGAACGTAGCACGCAGCTTTAACAACTGGCGCAAATATCGTCAGACCATCAACGAACTGGGCCGCATGAGCACCCGTGAACTGCACGATCTCGGTATTGATCGCAGCCAGATCACCAGCGTTGCCCGCGCCGCAATCGGCAAGTAA
- a CDS encoding alpha-glucosidase/alpha-galactosidase, which yields MARDPKITFIGAGSTVFMKNIIGDVLQRPALSGATIALMDINRERLEESAIVVNKLISTLGAKAKAETHTDQKKALAGADFVVVAFQIGGYEPCTVTDFEVPRKYGLRQTIADTLGVGGIMRGLRTVPHLWKICEDMLAVCPNAIMLQYVNPMAINTWAIAEKYPTIRQVGLCHSVQGTAMELAHDLDIPYEEIRYRSAGINHMAFFLEFEHRQPDGSYRNLYPDLVRGYREGRAPKPGWNPRCPNKVRYEMLTRLGYFVTESSEHFAEYTPYFIKEGREDLIEKFGIPLDEYPKRCIEQIERWKGQAAAYRSADKIEVKPSKEYASSIINSVWTGEPSVIYGNQRNNGCITSLPANCAAEVPCLVDHNGVQPTFIGELPPQLTALMRTNINVQELTVRALMSENREHIFHAAMMDPHTAAELDLDQIWSLVDDLLLAHRDWLPEWTQVEVKRARAV from the coding sequence ATGGCAAGAGATCCCAAGATCACATTTATCGGCGCAGGTTCCACTGTTTTCATGAAGAACATCATCGGTGATGTGCTGCAGCGTCCGGCGCTTTCCGGCGCCACCATTGCGCTGATGGATATCAATCGTGAAAGGCTGGAAGAAAGCGCCATCGTCGTCAACAAGCTGATTTCGACGCTCGGGGCAAAGGCGAAGGCCGAGACCCATACCGACCAGAAGAAGGCGCTTGCCGGTGCCGATTTCGTCGTCGTCGCTTTCCAGATCGGCGGATATGAGCCCTGCACGGTTACCGATTTCGAGGTGCCGCGCAAATATGGCCTGCGCCAGACCATTGCCGATACGCTGGGTGTCGGTGGCATCATGCGCGGCCTTCGCACCGTGCCGCATCTTTGGAAGATCTGCGAGGACATGCTGGCCGTCTGCCCCAACGCCATCATGCTGCAATATGTGAACCCGATGGCGATCAACACCTGGGCGATTGCCGAGAAATACCCGACGATCCGGCAGGTGGGGCTTTGCCATTCGGTGCAGGGCACCGCCATGGAACTCGCCCATGATCTCGATATCCCTTACGAGGAAATCCGCTACCGTTCGGCCGGTATCAACCACATGGCGTTTTTCCTGGAATTCGAGCACCGCCAGCCCGATGGCAGCTACAGGAACCTTTATCCCGATCTCGTGCGCGGCTACCGCGAAGGCCGTGCGCCAAAACCCGGCTGGAACCCGCGCTGCCCCAACAAGGTGCGTTACGAGATGCTGACAAGGCTCGGTTATTTCGTCACCGAAAGCTCCGAGCATTTCGCCGAATACACGCCCTATTTCATCAAGGAAGGCCGCGAGGACCTGATCGAGAAATTCGGCATCCCGCTTGATGAATATCCCAAGCGCTGCATCGAGCAGATCGAGCGCTGGAAGGGTCAGGCGGCGGCTTATCGTTCAGCCGACAAGATCGAGGTGAAGCCATCAAAGGAATATGCCTCTTCCATCATCAATTCCGTCTGGACCGGCGAACCCTCCGTCATCTACGGCAACCAGCGCAACAATGGCTGCATCACCTCGCTGCCGGCCAATTGCGCGGCGGAAGTGCCTTGCCTCGTCGATCATAACGGCGTGCAGCCCACCTTCATCGGCGAATTGCCGCCGCAGCTGACCGCGCTGATGCGCACCAATATCAATGTGCAGGAACTGACGGTGCGGGCGCTGATGAGCGAAAACCGCGAGCATATCTTCCATGCGGCGATGATGGATCCGCATACGGCGGCGGAACTGGATCTCGACCAGATATGGTCGCTGGTGGACGACCTTCTTTTGGCCCATCGTGACTGGCTGCCGGAGTGGACGCAGGTGGAGGTGAAGCGGGCGCGGGCGGTGTAA